A single Lactuca sativa cultivar Salinas chromosome 8, Lsat_Salinas_v11, whole genome shotgun sequence DNA region contains:
- the LOC128127939 gene encoding M phase phosphoprotein 10-like, whose amino-acid sequence MILLSDMSFSPPISRADDMAGFHIPGDPYFPNQGNAGWIEEEPEQQIEEDPEEDPKEDPEEDPEEESEEEQEEEEEDEEEEEEDDDIVMIENEIEEELEVFNPPYIARVPAHRFGYNGPEPRWVTTIERWSRQQRQRSPYGDQRGYYDLIHGGPADRDLLVMTQRIASMDDHGRTTTNQVRELSTIVESTTARTRDLERDSHYRDQLIQDLLAARSEAREYRERYMVLEERMVAAERRLVELQGASTSSQAPSGKDRRD is encoded by the coding sequence ATGATATTATTATCCGATATGTCCTTCTCACCCCCCATTTCTCGTgcagacgacatggcaggatttcacatACCCGgggacccgtactttcccaatcaggGAAATGCTGGATGGATCGAGGAAGAGCCCGAGCAACAAATCGAAGAGGACCCCGAGGAGGATCCCaaagaggatcccgaggaggatCCCGAGGAGGAATCCGAGGAAGagcaagaagaagaggaggaagacgaagaagaagaagaggaagacgatgATATAGTCATGATTGAGAACGAAATTGAAGAAGAACTGGAAGtattcaaccctccttacatcgcgAGGGTACCCGCACACCGCTTTGGATACAATGGACCTGAGCCCCGTTGGGTAACGACGATCGAAAGGTGGAGCCGACAACAACGCCAACGGTCACCatatggcgaccaacgaggttatTATGACCTCATCCATGGTGGACCGGCTGATAGAGACCTCCTCGTCATGACTCAGCGAATAGCAAGTATGGATGATCATGGTAGGACGACGACCAATCAGGTCAGGGAGCTAAGTACCATCGTAGAGTCTACCACTGCTCGCACCAGAGATTTGGAACGAGACTCCCACTACAGAGACCAACTCATTCAAGACCTTCTCGCTGCTCGATCTGAAGCAAGGGAGTATCGGGAAAGATACATGGTGCTCGAAGAGAGAATGGTCGCAGCCGAACGGAGATTGGTAGAACTACAGGGCGCATCGACATCATCCCAGGCTCCATCAGGGAAGGATCGTCGTGATTAG